From Micromonospora echinospora, one genomic window encodes:
- a CDS encoding class I SAM-dependent methyltransferase → MRQEDIWDVEAARGYDTPGTGMFAPEVLGPTVDRLAELADGGRALEFAVGTGRVAIPLAERGVSVTGIELSRPMLDQLRTKVDEATVPVVVGDMATTVAPGEFSLVYLVFNTISNLLIQAEQVACFRNAARHLSPGGRFVIELWVPELRKLPPGQSATVWLSESDYIGLDTYDVLHQQVVSHHFRFGAGREAKLYRSPHRYIWPAELDLMAQLAGFELESRHADWDSTEFTAESRSHVSVYRLPAAD, encoded by the coding sequence ATGCGACAAGAGGACATCTGGGACGTCGAGGCCGCTCGCGGCTACGACACGCCCGGCACCGGCATGTTCGCCCCCGAGGTGCTCGGCCCGACCGTCGACCGCCTCGCCGAACTGGCCGACGGTGGCCGGGCGCTGGAGTTCGCCGTCGGCACCGGCCGGGTGGCCATCCCGCTCGCCGAACGGGGAGTGTCCGTCACCGGTATCGAGCTGTCCCGCCCGATGCTCGACCAACTGCGGACGAAGGTGGACGAGGCGACGGTCCCTGTGGTCGTCGGCGACATGGCGACCACCGTCGCGCCGGGCGAATTCTCGCTGGTCTACCTGGTCTTCAACACGATCTCCAATCTGCTCATACAGGCCGAGCAGGTCGCATGCTTCCGCAACGCCGCCCGGCACCTCAGCCCGGGAGGGCGGTTCGTGATCGAGTTGTGGGTGCCGGAGCTGCGCAAGCTTCCGCCGGGTCAGTCGGCCACGGTCTGGCTCTCCGAGTCCGACTACATCGGCCTGGACACGTACGACGTGCTCCACCAGCAGGTCGTCTCGCACCACTTCCGGTTCGGGGCGGGGCGGGAGGCGAAGCTGTACCGCAGCCCGCACCGTTACATCTGGCCCGCCGAGCTGGACCTGATGGCGCAACTGGCCGGTTTCGAGTTGGAGAGCCGGCACGCGGACTGGGACTCCACCGAGTTCACCGCCGAGTCACGTTCGCACGTCTCCGTCTACCGTCTTCCGGCGGCCGACTGA
- a CDS encoding DMT family transporter, translated as MPGIDHQAVSRAGLARMAALALLWGSSFLWIKLALRDFNPVQIVFARLLLGFVVLAPLALARGLEFPRGWRLWGHLAVAALLANAIPYVLFGVAEETIGSNVAGVLNATTPLWTLLLAFLVGVDRSVSWTKAGGFALGFLGVVVIFSPWKSANEIASWGGLACLAAAASYGISYVYMGRHLAGRGISPLMLSASQLGAATVLLALAMPFAGLEPPTWRWDAVVSLVVLGLLGTGAAYVLNYRIIADEGATAASVVGYLLPLVAVGLGWLVVDEVVTPAILAGVVLVLLGVVLARRATGGIGVRSVGRRKTVDGDVRT; from the coding sequence TTGCCGGGCATTGACCATCAGGCCGTCAGCCGGGCTGGTCTGGCCCGGATGGCGGCGCTGGCGCTGCTGTGGGGGTCGAGCTTCCTCTGGATCAAGCTGGCCCTACGCGACTTCAACCCGGTGCAGATCGTCTTCGCCCGGCTCCTGCTCGGCTTCGTCGTCCTCGCGCCGCTCGCCCTGGCCCGGGGCCTGGAGTTTCCGCGCGGCTGGCGGTTGTGGGGACACCTGGCCGTCGCCGCGCTGCTCGCCAACGCGATCCCCTACGTGCTGTTCGGCGTCGCGGAGGAGACCATCGGGTCGAACGTCGCCGGGGTGCTGAACGCCACCACTCCGCTGTGGACTCTCCTCCTGGCGTTCCTGGTCGGAGTGGACCGGTCGGTGAGCTGGACGAAGGCGGGCGGGTTCGCGCTCGGGTTCCTCGGTGTCGTCGTCATCTTCTCGCCGTGGAAGTCCGCGAACGAGATCGCGAGCTGGGGTGGGCTCGCCTGTCTCGCCGCTGCCGCCAGCTACGGCATCAGTTACGTCTACATGGGCCGTCACCTGGCCGGTCGCGGGATCAGTCCGCTCATGCTGTCGGCGAGCCAGCTCGGCGCGGCCACCGTCCTGCTCGCCCTGGCGATGCCGTTCGCCGGGCTGGAGCCGCCCACCTGGCGGTGGGACGCGGTGGTGAGCCTGGTCGTGCTCGGCCTCCTCGGCACCGGCGCGGCCTACGTGCTGAACTACCGGATCATCGCCGACGAGGGCGCGACGGCCGCCTCCGTCGTCGGGTACCTGCTGCCGCTGGTCGCCGTCGGCCTGGGCTGGCTCGTCGTGGACGAGGTCGTCACCCCGGCCATCCTGGCCGGCGTCGTCCTGGTCCTCCTCGGCGTCGTCCTCGCCCGCAGGGCGACAGGCGGCATCGGCGTACGGTCAGTCGGCCGCCGGAAGACGGTAGACGGAGACGTGCGAACGTGA
- a CDS encoding DUF4878 domain-containing protein → MAYQPVPAPSAPRRTTRTILIVVGVVLVLCCLGGSIGGFWLYRTVKDAVGPASDSATTYLDAMRRGDHSAAYGQLCAPTRSRISEADFTRMQAAQPRLREYEITGVNVTSTNGRTEGSATVRLTQENGTETTQLFRLVKEDGTWRVCQ, encoded by the coding sequence ATGGCATACCAGCCGGTTCCGGCCCCCTCCGCTCCCCGCCGCACCACGCGGACCATCCTCATCGTCGTCGGCGTGGTCCTCGTCCTCTGCTGCCTCGGCGGTTCGATCGGCGGCTTCTGGCTCTACCGCACCGTCAAGGACGCGGTCGGACCGGCCTCGGACAGCGCCACCACGTACCTCGACGCGATGCGGCGTGGCGACCACTCGGCCGCCTACGGGCAGCTCTGCGCGCCGACCCGGAGCCGGATCAGCGAGGCCGACTTCACCCGGATGCAGGCGGCCCAGCCCCGCCTGCGCGAATACGAGATCACCGGCGTGAACGTCACCAGCACCAACGGCCGGACCGAGGGTTCCGCGACCGTCCGGCTGACCCAGGAGAACGGCACCGAGACCACCCAGCTCTTCCGGCTGGTCAAGGAGGACGGCACCTGGCGCGTCTGCCAGTAG
- a CDS encoding winged helix-turn-helix transcriptional regulator, which produces MEPDPYQRNCGSRQVLDRIGDRWSVLVVLTLAHSGKRYGELAQRIDGVSQKMLTQTLRGLERDGLVTRTVHATVPPRVDYELTDLGRSLVDLVAGLEAWATGHLGEIEAARARYDAR; this is translated from the coding sequence GTGGAACCGGATCCCTACCAGCGGAACTGCGGCAGCCGGCAGGTCCTCGACCGGATCGGCGACCGGTGGAGCGTGCTGGTCGTGCTCACCCTCGCCCATAGCGGGAAGCGCTACGGCGAACTGGCCCAGCGCATCGACGGCGTCAGCCAGAAGATGCTCACCCAGACGCTGCGGGGCCTGGAACGCGACGGGCTGGTCACCCGCACGGTGCACGCCACCGTGCCGCCCCGCGTCGACTACGAGTTGACCGACCTCGGCCGCAGCCTGGTCGACCTGGTCGCCGGTCTGGAGGCGTGGGCGACCGGTCACCTGGGCGAGATCGAGGCCGCCCGAGCCCGCTACGACGCCCGCTGA
- a CDS encoding SDR family oxidoreductase has product MSIVVTGATGHLGRLAVESLLRRGVPADQIVALGRNVSRLADLEARGVVARAADYGDPASLRAAFVGAEKLLFVSGSEAGRRGPQHHNVVTAAREAGVGLVAYTSIVKADTSSLLLAAEHLATERELAASGLPYVLLRNGWYLENYTGQLATYLQHGVLGAARDGRVSAAARADYAEAAATVLATEGHAGRVYELGGAPFTMADLAAEVSRQSGRDVAYTDLPVEKYTEILVGAGLPESYAAVLADADRGLAAGDLYVDGDDLRALIGREPTLLAEAVGAALPSAR; this is encoded by the coding sequence ATGTCCATCGTCGTCACCGGTGCCACCGGTCACCTCGGCCGTCTCGCCGTTGAGTCGCTGCTGCGACGCGGCGTACCGGCGGACCAGATCGTCGCCCTCGGCCGGAACGTGTCCCGCCTCGCCGACCTCGAAGCACGTGGCGTGGTGGCGCGGGCGGCCGACTACGGCGACCCCGCGTCGCTGCGGGCCGCGTTCGTCGGCGCGGAGAAGCTGCTGTTCGTCTCCGGCAGTGAGGCCGGGCGGCGGGGGCCCCAGCACCACAACGTGGTCACCGCCGCACGGGAGGCCGGCGTCGGGCTGGTCGCCTACACCAGCATCGTGAAGGCCGACACCTCCAGCCTCCTGCTCGCCGCCGAGCACCTGGCCACCGAGCGGGAACTGGCCGCGTCCGGTCTGCCGTACGTGCTGCTGCGCAACGGCTGGTACCTGGAGAACTACACCGGCCAGCTCGCCACGTACCTCCAGCACGGGGTCCTCGGCGCGGCGCGCGACGGCCGGGTCAGTGCCGCCGCCCGCGCGGACTACGCCGAGGCCGCCGCCACCGTGCTGGCCACCGAGGGGCACGCCGGCCGGGTGTACGAGCTGGGTGGCGCGCCGTTCACGATGGCCGACCTGGCCGCCGAGGTGTCCCGGCAGAGCGGGCGGGACGTCGCGTACACCGACCTGCCGGTGGAGAAGTACACCGAGATCCTGGTTGGCGCGGGCCTGCCCGAGTCGTACGCAGCGGTTCTCGCCGACGCCGACCGGGGACTGGCGGCCGGCGACCTGTACGTCGACGGCGACGACCTGCGGGCGCTGATCGGCCGGGAGCCGACCTTGCTCGCCGAGGCGGTCGGCGCCGCGTTGCCGTCGGCGCGGTAG
- a CDS encoding putative bifunctional diguanylate cyclase/phosphodiesterase: MTSARPSSRRSTDQAWLITGPLALFAVVCSVALALVSDPSPGNPILTLTLLVVMVAAGTQVLHFVIRRQGLTFTINEIPLVLAFFWLPPLTVVALSVAAVLIVQFRRRISPTKLWFNVSKAGASVSLAGLVLVALPPLEGVGPHTWLSLFGAVSVHTLASLAAVGGVISLMHGWQAGREVVRTAGAPLLTSGINVVMGLVVLIAIETTWWALVLIAVLAFAVVLVYRSYAQFFRQHRTLGDMYELTRAMTASGQDGTLIDVLLARIRKLMQAEYATLWLPAQGRHSEVMLTARVDTPGLLDVAPTPVVVREEARRERRTLVWGARLDGDDRLGAALRGSGVKDVITVPLRSGQAVIGTLEVVNRLSDAGHFTPDDIPVFETVAAHAAVALENSRLVDRLRHDAYHDGLTKLPNRRRIADALGEAVRIRAPGEVVAVLLFDVDGLRQVNESLGHAAGDKVLAEVAERLRASAPSSALVGRLGGDEFLLTLRVESADAALELATRLREQIRDEMVFEPLTLDVDTAVGVAVHPDHGSDAATLLQRVELAATAAKSMPGSIQLFHPALESRSLRRLGIAGDLRQALEEGGVEVYFQPKVTLRDRRLVGVECLARWEHPAHGSVTPEDFVAVAEHTGQLGRLTELVLREGLRRSRDWTHAEQPLSVAVNLSARTLTDRHFPDQVRELLDEYGVPPQRLTFEIRETGVLDGTDRPIPTLRRLRDLGVRLSVDDFGTGSFSLAYLRRLPVHEVKVDRSFVQGMATDPGDLAIVNAVVTLSQQFGLAVVAEGVESELTLELLQDIGCDIGQGFLFSRPLPYERLEAWFGAQAEVESLPTADVRRLRVVP, encoded by the coding sequence ATGACGAGCGCTCGCCCGTCGTCGCGCAGATCGACTGACCAGGCCTGGCTGATCACCGGTCCGCTGGCCCTCTTCGCGGTCGTCTGCTCCGTCGCCCTCGCCCTCGTGTCGGACCCGTCGCCGGGTAACCCGATACTGACGCTCACCCTGCTGGTCGTGATGGTCGCGGCCGGCACGCAGGTGCTGCACTTCGTCATCCGCCGGCAGGGACTCACCTTCACGATCAACGAGATCCCGCTGGTTCTCGCCTTCTTCTGGCTGCCGCCGCTGACGGTGGTCGCGTTGAGCGTGGCGGCGGTGCTGATCGTCCAGTTCCGCCGCCGGATCTCGCCCACCAAGCTCTGGTTCAACGTCTCCAAGGCCGGCGCCTCGGTGTCGCTGGCCGGCCTGGTGCTGGTCGCGCTGCCGCCGCTGGAGGGCGTGGGCCCACACACCTGGCTGTCCCTGTTCGGCGCGGTCAGCGTGCACACCCTGGCCTCGCTGGCGGCGGTCGGCGGGGTGATCTCCCTGATGCACGGCTGGCAGGCCGGGCGGGAGGTGGTCCGCACCGCCGGTGCGCCCCTGCTGACGTCGGGGATAAACGTGGTCATGGGCCTGGTGGTCCTGATCGCGATCGAGACCACCTGGTGGGCACTGGTGCTCATCGCGGTGCTGGCGTTCGCGGTGGTCCTGGTTTACCGCTCCTACGCGCAGTTCTTCCGCCAGCACCGCACCCTCGGTGACATGTACGAGCTGACCCGGGCGATGACCGCCAGCGGCCAGGACGGCACCCTGATCGACGTCCTGCTCGCCCGGATCCGCAAGCTCATGCAGGCCGAGTACGCCACGCTCTGGCTGCCCGCCCAGGGCCGGCACTCCGAGGTCATGCTCACCGCCCGGGTGGACACCCCGGGTCTGCTCGACGTCGCCCCCACCCCGGTGGTGGTGCGGGAGGAGGCCCGCCGGGAACGGCGGACCCTGGTCTGGGGCGCCCGCCTCGACGGGGACGACCGTCTGGGGGCCGCCCTGCGCGGCAGCGGCGTGAAGGACGTCATCACCGTGCCGCTGCGCTCGGGCCAGGCGGTGATCGGCACGCTCGAGGTGGTCAACCGGCTCAGCGACGCCGGCCACTTCACCCCGGACGACATCCCCGTCTTCGAGACGGTGGCCGCGCACGCCGCGGTCGCCCTGGAGAACTCCCGGCTGGTCGACCGGCTCCGGCACGACGCGTACCACGACGGGCTGACCAAGCTGCCGAACCGGCGGCGGATCGCCGACGCGCTCGGCGAGGCGGTCCGGATCCGTGCCCCGGGTGAGGTGGTGGCCGTCCTCCTCTTCGACGTCGACGGGCTGCGCCAGGTCAACGAGTCCCTCGGCCACGCCGCCGGGGACAAGGTCCTCGCCGAGGTCGCCGAGCGGCTGCGCGCGTCGGCCCCCTCGTCGGCCCTGGTCGGCCGGCTCGGTGGGGACGAGTTCCTGCTCACCCTCCGGGTGGAGAGCGCCGACGCGGCCCTGGAGTTGGCCACGCGGCTGCGCGAGCAGATCCGCGACGAGATGGTCTTCGAGCCGCTCACCCTGGACGTGGATACCGCGGTCGGGGTCGCCGTCCACCCGGACCACGGCAGCGACGCGGCGACCCTGCTGCAACGGGTGGAGTTGGCGGCGACCGCGGCGAAGTCCATGCCGGGCAGCATCCAGCTGTTCCACCCGGCGCTGGAGTCCCGGTCGCTACGCCGTCTCGGCATCGCCGGTGACCTGCGACAGGCCCTCGAAGAGGGCGGGGTCGAGGTCTACTTCCAACCCAAGGTGACCCTGCGCGACCGGCGACTGGTCGGGGTGGAGTGCCTGGCCCGCTGGGAGCACCCGGCGCACGGCTCGGTCACGCCGGAGGACTTCGTCGCGGTGGCCGAGCACACCGGCCAGCTCGGCCGGCTCACCGAACTGGTGCTCCGGGAGGGGCTGCGGCGCAGCCGGGACTGGACGCACGCCGAGCAGCCGCTCTCCGTCGCGGTCAACCTCTCCGCGCGTACGCTCACCGACCGGCACTTCCCCGACCAGGTGCGCGAGCTGCTGGACGAGTACGGCGTGCCGCCGCAGCGCCTCACCTTCGAGATCAGGGAGACCGGGGTCCTGGACGGCACCGACCGCCCGATCCCGACCCTGCGCCGTCTGCGTGACCTCGGTGTCCGCCTGTCGGTGGACGACTTCGGCACCGGTTCCTTCTCCCTGGCCTACCTGCGCCGGCTGCCGGTGCACGAGGTGAAGGTGGACCGCTCCTTCGTCCAGGGCATGGCGACCGATCCGGGCGACCTGGCGATAGTCAACGCCGTGGTGACCCTCTCCCAGCAGTTCGGCCTGGCGGTGGTGGCCGAGGGGGTGGAGAGCGAGCTGACCCTGGAACTGCTCCAGGACATCGGCTGCGACATCGGCCAGGGTTTCCTGTTCAGCCGTCCCCTGCCGTACGAGCGGCTGGAGGCGTGGTTCGGGGCCCAGGCGGAGGTCGAGTCGCTGCCCACCGCGGACGTACGCCGTCTCCGTGTAGTGCCCTGA
- the rpmG gene encoding 50S ribosomal protein L33: MAKATDVRPKITLACVECKERNYITRKNRRNDPDRIELKKFCPRDGKHTVHRETR; this comes from the coding sequence GTGGCGAAGGCTACCGATGTCCGGCCGAAGATCACTTTGGCGTGTGTGGAGTGCAAGGAGCGCAACTACATCACGCGCAAGAACCGCCGTAACGACCCGGACCGCATCGAGCTGAAGAAGTTCTGCCCCCGGGACGGCAAGCACACCGTCCACCGCGAGACCCGCTGA
- a CDS encoding MaoC family dehydratase N-terminal domain-containing protein translates to MSLDPSFVGRSYPPTASYQVGREKIREFATAIGATDPAYHDPEAARALGHRDVVAPPTFPVTITMAASRQIVDDPDLGVDYSRVVHGDQRFAYTRPVAAGDELVCVNHVEAIDNRGGHGFLTIRTEVSTVADEPVVTVWTKLVVRGED, encoded by the coding sequence ATGTCACTGGACCCGTCCTTCGTCGGCCGGAGCTACCCGCCGACCGCCTCCTACCAGGTGGGCCGAGAGAAGATCCGTGAGTTCGCCACGGCGATCGGCGCCACCGACCCGGCCTACCACGACCCGGAGGCCGCCCGGGCCCTCGGCCACCGCGACGTGGTCGCCCCGCCGACCTTCCCGGTGACGATCACCATGGCGGCGAGCCGCCAGATCGTCGACGACCCGGACCTGGGGGTCGACTACAGCCGGGTCGTCCACGGCGACCAGCGTTTCGCCTACACCCGCCCGGTGGCCGCCGGGGACGAGCTGGTCTGCGTCAACCACGTCGAGGCGATCGACAACCGGGGCGGGCACGGCTTCCTGACCATCCGGACCGAGGTCTCCACGGTGGCCGACGAGCCCGTGGTCACCGTCTGGACGAAGCTCGTCGTGCGCGGGGAGGACTGA
- a CDS encoding MaoC family dehydratase: MELPAQTYRITRADLVRYAGASGDFNPIHWSDRFATGVGLPGVIAHGMFTMALVGRAVTEWAGAPDAVVDYNVRFTRPVVVPDDDEGAEIEVTAKVREITEDGLTRLDLTATCNGEKVLAQARATIRAPR; encoded by the coding sequence ATCGAGCTGCCCGCCCAGACGTACCGGATCACCCGGGCGGACCTGGTCCGCTACGCGGGCGCCTCCGGCGACTTCAACCCCATCCACTGGAGCGACCGCTTCGCCACCGGCGTGGGACTGCCCGGGGTGATCGCGCACGGGATGTTCACCATGGCGCTGGTCGGGCGGGCGGTCACCGAGTGGGCCGGCGCGCCGGACGCGGTGGTCGACTACAACGTCCGCTTCACCCGTCCGGTGGTCGTGCCGGACGACGACGAGGGCGCCGAGATCGAGGTCACCGCGAAGGTGCGGGAGATTACCGAGGACGGGCTCACCCGCCTCGACCTGACCGCCACCTGCAACGGCGAGAAGGTCCTCGCCCAGGCCCGGGCGACCATCCGCGCACCCCGCTGA
- the secE gene encoding preprotein translocase subunit SecE translates to MADNKRRGEDAGDDRLDDETVESVADDEDANDAEEPVSRGGTATRSRTKADSADSKPRTKSDDKVGLFGRFARFIREVVAELRKVIWPTRKELLTYTAVVVAFVTVVTALVVGLDFVFAKGALVVFGGSS, encoded by the coding sequence GTGGCCGACAACAAGCGCCGCGGCGAGGACGCCGGCGACGACCGTCTCGACGACGAGACCGTCGAGAGCGTCGCCGACGACGAGGACGCCAACGACGCGGAGGAGCCGGTCTCCCGGGGCGGGACCGCGACCCGGTCGCGGACCAAGGCCGACTCGGCCGACAGTAAGCCGAGGACCAAGTCGGACGACAAGGTCGGGTTGTTCGGACGCTTCGCGCGGTTCATCCGCGAGGTCGTGGCCGAGCTGCGTAAGGTCATCTGGCCGACCCGTAAGGAGCTGCTGACCTACACCGCGGTGGTGGTCGCGTTCGTGACGGTGGTCACCGCGCTCGTCGTCGGACTCGACTTCGTGTTCGCCAAGGGTGCGCTGGTGGTCTTCGGCGGATCCAGCTGA
- the nusG gene encoding transcription termination/antitermination protein NusG → MPEYDETAGPADEQSSVVTAAGDESVEAASEPEFALTEPAPEEDFDPVAELRQKLRYAPGDWYVVHSYAGYENKVKTNLETRITSLDMEDYIYQVEVPTREEVEVKNGKRLQVQNKVFPGYILVRMELTPESYSCVRNTPGVTGFVGATDRADRPAPLSLDEVLKWLAPAVETEQKKAKPEVKVLDFEVGDSVTVTDGAFASLPATISEINADQQKLKVLVSIFGRETPVELNFNQVTKI, encoded by the coding sequence GTGCCTGAGTACGACGAGACCGCCGGACCCGCGGACGAGCAGTCCTCGGTGGTGACGGCGGCGGGTGACGAGTCGGTCGAGGCCGCCAGCGAGCCGGAGTTCGCGCTGACCGAGCCGGCCCCCGAGGAGGACTTCGACCCGGTTGCCGAGCTGCGGCAGAAGCTGCGTTACGCGCCGGGCGACTGGTACGTGGTGCACTCCTACGCGGGCTACGAGAACAAGGTCAAGACCAACCTCGAGACCCGGATCACGTCCCTCGACATGGAGGACTACATCTACCAGGTCGAGGTGCCGACCCGGGAAGAGGTCGAGGTCAAGAACGGCAAGCGCCTCCAGGTCCAGAACAAGGTCTTCCCGGGCTACATCCTGGTCCGGATGGAGCTCACCCCGGAGTCGTACTCCTGCGTCCGCAACACCCCGGGCGTCACCGGCTTCGTGGGGGCGACCGACCGGGCCGACCGCCCGGCCCCGCTCTCCCTCGACGAGGTGCTGAAGTGGCTGGCCCCGGCGGTGGAGACCGAGCAGAAGAAGGCGAAGCCCGAGGTCAAGGTCCTCGACTTCGAGGTCGGCGACTCGGTCACCGTCACCGACGGCGCGTTCGCCTCGCTGCCGGCCACGATCAGCGAGATCAACGCCGACCAGCAGAAGCTCAAGGTGCTGGTGTCGATCTTCGGCCGGGAGACCCCGGTGGAGCTGAACTTCAACCAGGTCACCAAGATCTGA
- the rplK gene encoding 50S ribosomal protein L11, producing MPPKKKLVKTFTLQLPAGQATPAPPVGPALGQHGVNIMEFCKTYNAQTESQRGDIVPAQISVYEDRSFTFVLKTPPAARLLIKAAGVQKGSGVPQKDKVGSVTRAQLREIAEKKMADLNANDIDQAEKIIAGTARSMGIIVND from the coding sequence ATGCCTCCGAAGAAGAAGCTCGTCAAGACGTTCACGCTTCAGCTGCCGGCGGGCCAGGCCACTCCGGCGCCGCCGGTCGGCCCCGCGCTCGGCCAGCACGGCGTGAACATCATGGAGTTCTGCAAGACCTACAACGCGCAGACCGAGTCGCAGCGGGGCGACATCGTCCCCGCCCAGATCAGCGTGTACGAGGACCGGTCCTTCACCTTCGTGCTGAAGACCCCGCCCGCCGCCCGGCTGCTGATCAAGGCCGCCGGCGTGCAGAAGGGTTCCGGCGTGCCGCAGAAGGACAAGGTCGGCTCGGTCACCCGTGCCCAGCTGCGCGAGATCGCCGAGAAGAAGATGGCCGACCTCAACGCCAACGACATCGACCAGGCTGAGAAGATCATCGCCGGCACCGCCCGGTCGATGGGCATCATCGTCAACGACTGA
- the rplA gene encoding 50S ribosomal protein L1, producing the protein MQRSKSYRKAAEVIDRSKLYTPAEAVKLAKETAAVKFDATVEVAMRLGVDPRKADQMVRGTVNLPHGTGKTARVIVFAAGAKAEEAAGAGADEVGTDELVARIQEGWLDFDAAIATPDQMAKIGRIARILGPRGLMPNPKTGTVTMDVAKAVTDIKGGKIAFRVDKHSNLHLIIGKASFSETQLIDNYAAVLDEVLRVKPSAAKGKYLKKVTLTTTMGPGVPVDPNLVKNLHEASAEG; encoded by the coding sequence ATGCAGCGCAGCAAGAGCTACCGCAAGGCCGCCGAGGTCATCGACCGGTCGAAGCTGTACACCCCGGCCGAGGCGGTCAAGCTCGCCAAGGAGACCGCCGCCGTCAAGTTCGACGCCACGGTCGAGGTCGCCATGCGCCTCGGCGTCGACCCGCGGAAGGCGGACCAGATGGTCCGGGGCACGGTCAACCTGCCGCACGGCACCGGCAAGACCGCCCGCGTGATCGTCTTCGCCGCCGGCGCAAAGGCCGAGGAGGCCGCCGGCGCCGGTGCCGACGAGGTGGGCACCGACGAGCTGGTCGCCCGGATCCAGGAGGGCTGGCTGGACTTCGACGCGGCCATCGCCACGCCGGACCAGATGGCCAAGATCGGCCGGATCGCGCGGATCCTGGGCCCGCGCGGTCTCATGCCGAACCCGAAGACGGGCACGGTGACCATGGACGTCGCCAAGGCCGTCACGGACATCAAGGGCGGCAAGATCGCCTTCCGGGTGGACAAGCACTCGAACCTGCACCTGATCATCGGCAAGGCGTCCTTCTCGGAGACGCAGCTGATCGACAACTACGCGGCCGTCCTCGACGAGGTGCTGCGGGTCAAGCCGTCGGCTGCCAAGGGCAAGTACCTCAAGAAGGTCACCCTCACCACCACGATGGGCCCGGGCGTTCCGGTCGACCCGAACCTGGTGAAGAACCTGCACGAGGCCTCGGCCGAGGGCTGA
- a CDS encoding ATP-binding cassette domain-containing protein produces the protein MRLENVSVRYHRRGPWVLRQANAQVEPGEVAVVLGRNGAGKSTLLQVAAGVLRPTRGRVVDRPRHVGWVPERFPADQPFTVAYYLTAMARVAGLSAAEADRAVDEWTSRLGIAGFRRVRLTDLSKGTAQKVGLAQAMLRLPGLLVLDEPWEGLDAAARDLVPLVVDEVLAAGGRVLVSDHRNETLRLPGARHWTVADGTVTERAGESEGMVVVEVAVPAARVTGTVARLRAAGHQILRVRTPEPAGDGPEAGRECLPTTGAGTTPDAGPTGDVVEPDDGAAGDGNRATVDAPVPDVGVGSDAGVGPRRPADGTTVPDGVAR, from the coding sequence ATGCGGCTGGAGAACGTCTCGGTGCGCTACCACCGGCGGGGCCCGTGGGTGCTGCGGCAGGCGAACGCACAGGTCGAGCCGGGCGAGGTGGCCGTCGTGCTCGGCCGCAACGGAGCCGGCAAGTCCACCCTGCTCCAGGTGGCGGCCGGGGTGCTCCGTCCCACCCGTGGCCGGGTCGTCGACCGCCCCCGACACGTCGGCTGGGTGCCGGAGCGGTTCCCCGCCGACCAGCCCTTCACCGTGGCGTACTACCTCACCGCGATGGCCCGGGTCGCCGGGCTGTCCGCCGCCGAGGCGGACCGGGCGGTCGACGAGTGGACGTCCCGGCTGGGCATCGCCGGCTTCCGGCGGGTTCGCCTGACCGACCTGTCGAAAGGGACGGCGCAGAAGGTGGGCCTGGCGCAGGCGATGCTCCGGCTGCCCGGCCTGCTGGTGCTCGACGAGCCCTGGGAGGGGCTGGACGCCGCCGCCCGCGACCTGGTGCCGCTGGTGGTCGACGAGGTGCTCGCCGCCGGCGGTCGGGTCCTGGTCAGCGACCACCGCAACGAGACGCTCCGGCTGCCCGGAGCGCGACACTGGACGGTCGCCGACGGCACGGTGACCGAGCGCGCCGGCGAGTCGGAGGGCATGGTCGTGGTCGAGGTGGCGGTGCCCGCCGCGCGGGTCACCGGCACCGTCGCCCGGTTGCGCGCCGCCGGCCACCAGATCCTGCGGGTACGCACGCCTGAACCGGCCGGGGACGGCCCGGAAGCGGGGCGTGAGTGCCTGCCGACGACCGGAGCCGGGACGACGCCCGACGCCGGGCCGACGGGGGACGTGGTCGAGCCGGACGACGGGGCGGCCGGCGACGGCAACCGGGCGACGGTCGACGCCCCGGTGCCGGACGTCGGGGTGGGGTCGGATGCCGGGGTGGGGCCGCGCCGACCGGCGGACGGCACCACTGTCCCGGACGGGGTGGCCCGGTGA